A stretch of the Clostridium botulinum genome encodes the following:
- a CDS encoding asparaginase, with protein sequence MKKVAVVFNGGTISMTVDPRVKAVVPSLSGEDIMSMVTGIEKYADIQCTTFSNLPGPHITPDKMLELSKYIQNILQRDDIAGVVVTHGTDTLEETAYFLDLNINTDKPIVITGSMRNSSELGYDGPANLSASICTVISEKAKGRGVMVCLNDELNCASEVTKTNSMKLDTFQSPEFGPIGIVDNNEAIFHRDILYKHHICTDKVESRVELIKCVSGMDSKIIDFLVQSGAKGIVIEALGRGNVPPAMVSGIERAINKGVIVIIVSRCFSGRVLDTYGYEGGGKHLRKVGAIFGGALPGQKARIKLILALGKTSNISEIKKLFEE encoded by the coding sequence ATGAAAAAGGTAGCGGTGGTTTTTAATGGAGGAACAATATCTATGACAGTAGATCCAAGAGTAAAAGCGGTAGTTCCTTCTTTAAGTGGGGAAGATATAATGTCTATGGTTACTGGTATAGAAAAATATGCAGACATACAGTGTACAACATTTTCAAATTTACCAGGACCCCATATTACACCAGATAAAATGTTGGAATTATCAAAATACATACAAAATATATTGCAAAGAGATGATATTGCAGGAGTCGTAGTTACACATGGCACTGATACTTTAGAAGAAACAGCATATTTTTTAGATTTGAATATAAATACTGATAAACCTATAGTTATAACAGGTTCAATGAGAAATAGTTCGGAATTAGGATATGATGGACCTGCTAATTTATCCGCTTCAATTTGTACAGTTATATCTGAAAAAGCTAAAGGTAGAGGTGTAATGGTTTGTCTAAACGATGAACTGAATTGTGCTAGTGAGGTAACTAAAACAAATTCTATGAAGTTAGATACATTCCAAAGCCCAGAGTTTGGACCTATTGGTATTGTAGACAATAATGAGGCTATATTTCATAGAGATATTTTATATAAACATCATATTTGTACTGACAAAGTAGAATCAAGAGTAGAACTTATTAAGTGTGTTAGTGGTATGGACTCTAAAATAATAGATTTCTTAGTGCAAAGTGGAGCAAAAGGAATAGTAATTGAAGCATTAGGAAGAGGAAATGTACCACCGGCTATGGTAAGTGGAATAGAAAGGGCTATAAATAAAGGAGTTATTGTTATAATTGTATCTAGATGTTTTAGTGGAAGGGTCCTTGATACTTATGGATATGAAGGTGGAGGAAAGCATTTAAGAAAGGTAGGAGCAATATTTGGGGGTGCTTTGCCAGGGCAAAAAGCTAGAATAAAATTAATATTAGCATTAGGAAAAACTTCAAATATTAGCGAAATTAAAAAGTTATTTGAAGAATAA
- a CDS encoding radical SAM protein, with amino-acid sequence MQNEISKVLINSIAEEVEIEVGDRLASINGTEVKDIIDYKYLIVDDYVVIEVEKQCGEIWEIEIEKEFGEDIGIEFKDPMLDRPKNCHNKCIFCFIDQLPKGMRDTLYFKDDDSRLSFLQGNFITMTNMSEDDIDRIIKYRISPINISVHTTNPKLRCKMMNNRFAGTIYDRLKRITDAKIDVNCQIVLCPGYNDKEELDRTILDLYKLYPYINNLAVVPIGVTKFRKQNGLVKLELFNEKTASEEIDRVARIQERFMKEIGEPFVRLSDEFYVIAGRDVPDDKFYNGFQQLEDGVGMIRNFRDHIEKNLHKVRKDVNGKFTMVTGASAYKEIKHAADKIMSKNPNIKIDVRKIINNFFGETITVAGLLTGQDIIEQLSKVEIGDYIIMSDNMFKKGYELGNYEELIMLDDVKIYDLEKALQRKVIVCDYTGEDLIELINTYSN; translated from the coding sequence ATGCAAAATGAAATTTCAAAAGTACTAATTAATAGCATTGCCGAAGAAGTAGAAATAGAAGTTGGAGATAGACTAGCAAGCATTAATGGTACTGAAGTTAAGGACATAATAGATTATAAATATTTAATAGTAGATGATTATGTTGTTATAGAAGTAGAAAAACAATGTGGAGAAATATGGGAAATAGAGATAGAAAAAGAATTTGGAGAGGACATAGGAATAGAATTTAAAGATCCTATGCTTGATAGACCTAAAAATTGTCATAATAAATGTATATTTTGTTTTATAGATCAGCTCCCAAAAGGAATGAGAGATACACTTTATTTTAAGGATGATGATTCAAGACTGTCATTTTTACAAGGAAACTTTATTACAATGACGAATATGAGTGAAGATGATATAGATAGAATAATAAAATACAGAATTAGCCCTATAAATATTTCAGTTCATACAACAAATCCTAAGCTTAGATGTAAAATGATGAATAATCGATTTGCAGGAACCATTTATGATAGATTAAAAAGGATTACCGATGCTAAAATAGATGTTAATTGTCAGATAGTTCTTTGTCCTGGTTATAATGATAAAGAAGAATTAGATAGGACTATATTAGATTTATATAAGTTATATCCATATATAAATAATTTAGCTGTTGTACCTATAGGAGTAACAAAATTTAGAAAACAAAATGGTTTAGTAAAATTAGAGTTATTTAATGAGAAGACTGCTTCAGAAGAAATAGATAGAGTAGCAAGGATTCAAGAGAGGTTTATGAAAGAAATAGGTGAACCCTTTGTAAGGTTATCTGATGAATTTTATGTTATAGCAGGTAGAGATGTACCTGATGATAAATTTTACAATGGTTTTCAGCAGTTAGAAGACGGAGTTGGAATGATAAGAAATTTTAGGGACCATATAGAAAAAAATTTACATAAAGTAAGAAAAGATGTAAATGGAAAATTTACTATGGTAACAGGAGCTTCTGCTTATAAGGAAATAAAGCATGCTGCTGATAAAATCATGAGTAAAAATCCTAATATAAAAATAGATGTAAGAAAAATAATAAATAACTTCTTCGGAGAAACTATAACTGTAGCAGGACTTTTAACAGGTCAAGATATAATTGAACAATTATCCAAGGTGGAAATTGGAGATTATATTATTATGTCAGACAACATGTTCAAAAAAGGATATGAACTTGGAAATTATGAAGAATTAATTATGCTTGATGATGTTAAAATCTATGATTTAGAAAAAGCATTACAAAGAAAAGTTATAGTTTGTGATTACACAGGAGAGGATTTAATAGAATTAATAAATACGTATAGCAATTAA
- the der gene encoding ribosome biogenesis GTPase Der, whose protein sequence is MGKPIVAIVGRPNVGKSTLFNKLAGKRIAIVDDMPGVTRDRIYAQAEWLNNKFTIIDTGGIEPESEDVIVAQMRRQAQMAIEMADVVLFIVDGKQGLADADREVAQMLRKANKSIVLAVNKIDRHQLDDNIYEFYNLGLGDPMAISASQGLGLGDLLDEVVDKFPQVNEDDEENEYIRIAMVGRPNVGKSSLINRILGEEKHIVSNIPGTTRDSVDSYIEREEGKFALIDTAGLRRKSKIKEQVERYSAVRTIASIENADVCILMLDAEQGIAEQDEKIIGYAHELNKAIIVIVNKWDLIEKDDKTMKNFKDKLRYELSFLPYASFLFISAKTGQRVNKVLGMAKECYNNYCKRVKTGILNEVISKAILMKEPPIVGTSRLKIYYVTQIGTKPPTFIFFVNNPELVHFSYRRYLENQLRENFDFSGTGIKLEFRERKE, encoded by the coding sequence ATGGGTAAGCCAATAGTTGCAATAGTAGGAAGACCGAATGTTGGAAAATCTACTTTATTTAATAAATTAGCAGGTAAAAGAATAGCAATAGTAGATGATATGCCAGGTGTTACAAGAGACAGAATATATGCTCAAGCAGAGTGGTTAAATAATAAATTTACTATAATAGATACAGGTGGAATTGAACCAGAAAGTGAAGATGTTATTGTAGCTCAAATGAGAAGACAGGCACAAATGGCTATAGAAATGGCAGATGTTGTACTATTTATTGTTGATGGTAAACAAGGACTTGCAGATGCTGATAGAGAAGTTGCGCAAATGTTAAGAAAAGCAAATAAGTCAATAGTTTTAGCCGTAAACAAAATAGATAGACATCAGTTAGATGATAATATATATGAATTTTATAATTTAGGATTAGGAGATCCTATGGCGATTTCTGCATCACAAGGATTGGGACTTGGAGATCTTTTAGATGAAGTAGTTGATAAATTTCCACAAGTTAATGAAGATGATGAAGAAAATGAGTATATAAGAATAGCAATGGTAGGAAGACCGAACGTTGGAAAATCATCTCTTATTAATAGAATATTAGGAGAAGAAAAGCATATAGTTAGTAATATTCCAGGAACTACTAGAGATTCTGTAGATAGTTATATAGAAAGAGAAGAAGGAAAATTTGCTTTAATCGATACAGCTGGACTTAGAAGAAAAAGCAAAATAAAAGAACAAGTAGAAAGATATAGTGCTGTTAGAACTATTGCATCTATAGAAAATGCAGATGTATGTATTTTAATGTTAGATGCTGAACAAGGCATTGCAGAACAAGATGAAAAAATAATAGGATATGCACATGAGCTTAATAAAGCTATAATAGTTATTGTCAACAAATGGGATTTAATTGAAAAAGATGATAAGACTATGAAGAACTTTAAAGATAAGCTAAGATATGAATTATCATTTTTACCTTATGCATCATTCTTATTTATATCAGCTAAGACAGGTCAAAGAGTAAATAAAGTTTTAGGTATGGCTAAGGAATGTTACAATAATTATTGTAAGCGTGTTAAAACAGGAATATTAAATGAAGTTATAAGTAAAGCGATTTTAATGAAAGAGCCTCCAATAGTAGGTACAAGTAGATTGAAAATTTATTATGTAACTCAAATAGGAACTAAACCACCTACATTTATATTCTTTGTAAATAACCCAGAGTTAGTACACTTCTCTTACAGAAGATATCTAGAAAACCAACTAAGAGAAAACTTTGATTTTAGTGGTACTGGAATTAAATTGGAGTTTAGAGAAAGGAAGGAGTAA
- the spoIVA gene encoding stage IV sporulation protein A, which produces MDNFNIYKDIADRTQGDIYVGVVGPVRTGKSTFIKRFMELMVIPNIENTYKKQRAQDELPQSASGKSIHTTEPKFVPNEAIEIKLNEETKFKVRMVDCVGYIVKAALGYNEGEQPKMVMTPWYDYEIPFEEAAEMGTKKVINEHSTIGLLVTTDGSVTGIKREDYVEAEERVVNELKAINKPFIIILNSKNANSEETIELGKSLEEKYNVPVQVMNIANMQQKDITNIFERILKEFPIKEINIDMPEWIEKLDITHWLKQNFISLIKDMCQKVYKVRDIKKFTSSFNEVEFLENSKLKEINMGEGNARISLNPRHELFYKVLSEVCSQNISGENELLSIIKELSKAKVEYDKVASALADVKERGYGLVSPELSEMTLEEPEIVKQGTRYGVKLKASAPSLHLIRADIETEISPIIGTERESEELVTSLLEQFESDRSKIWESNMFGKSLEVMVKDGLQNKLYKMPEDVQIKMRKTLEKIINEGNGGLICIIL; this is translated from the coding sequence TTGGATAATTTTAACATATATAAAGATATTGCAGATAGGACTCAAGGGGACATATATGTAGGGGTTGTTGGTCCAGTAAGAACCGGAAAATCTACTTTTATAAAAAGATTCATGGAACTTATGGTTATACCTAACATAGAAAATACTTATAAGAAGCAAAGGGCTCAAGATGAACTTCCTCAAAGTGCATCTGGAAAATCTATTCATACAACGGAACCTAAATTTGTACCTAATGAAGCTATAGAAATTAAATTAAATGAAGAAACTAAATTTAAAGTACGTATGGTTGATTGTGTAGGATATATTGTTAAAGCTGCTCTTGGATACAATGAAGGAGAACAACCTAAGATGGTTATGACTCCTTGGTATGATTATGAAATTCCTTTTGAAGAAGCAGCTGAGATGGGAACTAAGAAAGTTATCAATGAACATTCAACAATAGGATTGTTAGTAACTACGGATGGAAGTGTAACAGGTATTAAAAGAGAAGATTATGTTGAGGCAGAAGAGAGAGTTGTAAATGAATTAAAAGCTATTAATAAACCATTTATAATAATATTAAATTCTAAAAATGCAAATAGTGAAGAAACTATAGAACTTGGTAAATCATTAGAAGAAAAATATAATGTCCCTGTTCAAGTAATGAATATAGCTAATATGCAGCAAAAAGATATAACTAATATATTTGAGAGAATATTAAAGGAATTTCCAATAAAAGAAATAAATATAGATATGCCAGAGTGGATAGAAAAATTAGATATTACTCATTGGTTAAAACAAAATTTTATATCTTTAATAAAAGACATGTGTCAAAAAGTATATAAAGTTAGAGATATTAAAAAATTTACTAGTAGCTTTAATGAGGTTGAATTTTTAGAGAATTCAAAGCTTAAAGAAATAAATATGGGTGAAGGAAATGCTAGAATTTCACTTAATCCAAGGCATGAATTATTTTATAAAGTTTTAAGTGAGGTTTGTAGTCAGAATATTTCTGGAGAAAATGAGCTTTTAAGTATAATAAAGGAACTAAGTAAAGCAAAAGTTGAATATGATAAGGTTGCTAGCGCTTTAGCAGATGTTAAAGAAAGAGGATATGGACTTGTATCTCCAGAATTAAGTGAAATGACATTAGAGGAGCCTGAAATAGTTAAACAAGGTACTAGATATGGAGTTAAACTAAAAGCAAGTGCTCCATCACTACATTTAATTAGAGCGGATATTGAAACTGAAATTTCACCTATAATAGGAACTGAGCGTGAAAGTGAAGAGTTGGTTACATCTTTGTTAGAACAATTTGAAAGTGATCGTTCGAAGATTTGGGAAAGTAATATGTTTGGAAAATCATTAGAAGTCATGGTTAAGGACGGATTACAGAATAAATTATATAAAATGCCTGAAGATGTCCAAATAAAAATGAGAAAGACTTTAGAGAAAATTATTAATGAGGGTAATGGAGGATTAATTTGCATAATACTATAG
- a CDS encoding NAD(P)H-dependent glycerol-3-phosphate dehydrogenase, translating into MADITFLGAGSFGTALSIMLSKKGYDINIWARNKNVVDDINIKRENIKYIQDIIIPSNVKAFTNLEEAIRNSKVVVIATPSHVVRDISRDIKHLIKEDTIIVSLAKGMEKGTFKRLSEVIKEENPNNPVVVLSGPSHAEEIALDIPTTVVVTSKDMKYAREIQEMFMTNKFRVYTNEDIIGVEIGGAVKNIIALAAGICDGAGYGDNTKAALMTRGMSEIVRVGVVLGAKPETFYGLSGMGDLIVTCTSVHSRNRRAGILIGKGHSFDEAFREVGMVVEGIKACEIFYNLKEKYDVSMPITDIIYNVLFNNKELKYGVYELMSRDGKDEVY; encoded by the coding sequence ATGGCAGATATAACTTTCTTAGGGGCAGGAAGTTTTGGAACTGCATTAAGTATTATGCTCTCAAAGAAAGGGTATGATATTAATATTTGGGCTAGAAATAAGAATGTAGTAGATGATATAAACATAAAAAGAGAAAACATCAAGTACATTCAAGATATAATTATACCTTCAAATGTAAAAGCTTTTACGAATTTAGAAGAAGCTATAAGAAATAGTAAAGTTGTTGTAATAGCTACACCTTCTCATGTAGTAAGAGATATAAGTCGTGATATAAAACATCTTATTAAGGAAGATACTATTATAGTAAGTCTGGCAAAAGGTATGGAAAAAGGAACTTTTAAAAGACTTTCAGAGGTTATAAAAGAAGAAAATCCTAATAATCCTGTTGTTGTTTTATCTGGACCAAGTCATGCCGAGGAAATAGCATTAGATATACCAACTACTGTTGTAGTTACATCTAAAGATATGAAATATGCAAGAGAAATTCAAGAGATGTTTATGACAAATAAATTTAGAGTATATACTAATGAAGATATAATAGGTGTAGAGATAGGTGGAGCAGTAAAAAATATAATAGCATTAGCAGCAGGAATATGTGATGGTGCGGGATATGGAGATAATACCAAAGCAGCACTTATGACCAGAGGTATGAGTGAAATCGTAAGAGTAGGTGTTGTTTTAGGAGCGAAACCAGAGACATTTTATGGATTAAGTGGAATGGGAGACTTAATAGTTACTTGTACAAGTGTACATAGTAGAAATAGAAGAGCAGGTATTCTTATAGGAAAAGGTCATAGCTTTGATGAAGCATTCAGAGAAGTTGGCATGGTAGTTGAAGGTATAAAAGCATGTGAAATTTTTTATAATCTAAAAGAAAAATATGATGTATCTATGCCTATTACAGACATTATTTATAATGTACTATTTAATAATAAGGAATTAAAGTATGGTGTTTATGAATTAATGTCTAGAGATGGTAAGGATGAAGTTTATTAG